One window from the genome of Leptospira broomii serovar Hurstbridge str. 5399 encodes:
- a CDS encoding efflux RND transporter permease subunit, whose protein sequence is MIEKLIRFSIKNRILIIVLTGIITAIGLFNAYHLSIDAIPDITNVQVSVVTQSPGLSPIEVEQFITYPIEMELTGVPNVTEIRSISRTGVSSVTAIFKDGTDIYLARQLINERLRAVENVIPKGYGSPELSPIATGLGDIYEFVLTSDRHTPEELRTYMDWELAREIKSVEGIIDVNIIGGNAKQYQIKIDPHRLAVHNITLSQLCEKLESANQNTGGGYISKGAEQIVIRGESQFKTVEEIRNVAVKTERDGVPLLLGQIADVETGRALRFGLITKDGKGEVVGATAMMLMGQNSLEVVKRVKERIEQLKTRLPSGMQIVTFYDRSEFIGRTLGTIFTNLAEAGVLVILILIVAMGTVKGALLVSLAIPIPMLAATIFMRMFGIVGNLMSLGALDFGLLVDGAIVMLESILHGFIFRKAFYELQNTQADQDLAAEEIITEACVRVARAATFSVAIILLVYLPLMTLEGVEGRMFQPMAITVAISLATALVFTLTTFPAAASIIFRKPVFHHSKYWDKITGQYLELLDFGMKNKSLFLRAGVGIFVLSLILGSTLGSEFLPRIDEGEFAIDIKRLPSTSLNYSRETNTELEKVIGKFPEVLGVVSRMGRGESAAEPVGTEEGEAMVKLRPASEWTSASSREELMDKMKDAILDSVPSSTIALSQPIENRVNALLSGSKADVVVKIYGDDLQVLKDTATKFAEKIKKVPGAADLRVQRVLGLPLIEIKADRQKMARYGVEAEEILTTVEALRIGRTAGRVFEGFKRFDLVVRLQLDVSDLSEVENIPVMTSGGITIPLGQVATIQFEEGPAAIYREALKRRIMVEANVRGRDLVGFVNEAQKATTELEQTLPDGYRTDWGGQFENFTRAKYRLLFVVPVALAIIFFMLMAAFGNVYYALGVFIVVPLAISGGIIGLVVRGLPFSIPAGVGFIAVSGIAVLNGVVYASTLREELAKGLRISVAVITAGVNSLRPVMTTEIIAAVGFLPMAISTMAGAEVQRPLATVVIFGIIVATVLSRVLLPIVMEYLLNIYQHQEERKALDKKRLEAEFQKTHNKNHVSIPVEPDSWGNHSEIDDSDDEEQSPKKTKKSSKTKNK, encoded by the coding sequence ATGATCGAAAAATTAATACGATTTTCCATCAAGAACCGAATTCTAATTATAGTCTTAACCGGAATTATTACGGCAATCGGCTTATTTAATGCCTATCACCTCTCGATAGATGCGATCCCGGATATCACTAACGTCCAAGTTTCGGTTGTAACTCAATCTCCGGGCTTATCACCCATAGAAGTAGAACAGTTCATCACCTATCCGATTGAAATGGAACTGACAGGAGTCCCGAACGTAACGGAAATTCGTTCTATTTCTCGAACCGGAGTCAGCAGCGTTACCGCAATCTTTAAAGATGGAACGGATATTTATCTAGCGAGACAACTCATTAATGAACGACTCCGAGCCGTGGAAAATGTCATCCCGAAAGGATATGGATCCCCCGAACTCTCTCCCATCGCCACTGGATTAGGCGACATTTACGAGTTCGTTTTAACGAGCGATCGTCATACTCCGGAAGAACTCAGAACTTATATGGACTGGGAACTTGCCCGGGAAATTAAGTCAGTCGAAGGAATTATCGACGTAAATATCATCGGCGGGAATGCGAAGCAGTACCAAATCAAAATTGATCCTCATAGACTTGCAGTTCATAATATCACCCTCTCTCAGCTTTGTGAAAAATTAGAATCAGCCAATCAGAATACCGGAGGCGGGTATATATCCAAAGGGGCTGAACAGATTGTTATCCGAGGTGAAAGCCAGTTTAAAACCGTAGAGGAAATCCGCAATGTCGCCGTAAAGACCGAGAGAGATGGAGTTCCCCTCCTACTAGGTCAAATCGCAGATGTGGAAACCGGACGTGCCTTGCGCTTCGGTTTGATTACGAAGGACGGTAAAGGAGAAGTTGTCGGTGCAACGGCAATGATGCTCATGGGCCAAAACTCTCTGGAGGTCGTAAAGAGAGTCAAAGAAAGAATCGAACAGCTAAAAACCAGGCTTCCGTCCGGGATGCAAATAGTCACCTTTTACGATCGATCCGAATTTATCGGTAGAACCCTCGGAACGATTTTCACCAACCTAGCCGAAGCCGGAGTCTTGGTTATCCTCATATTGATCGTAGCGATGGGAACCGTTAAAGGTGCTCTACTGGTCAGCTTGGCTATTCCGATCCCGATGTTAGCTGCTACGATCTTTATGAGAATGTTCGGAATCGTAGGAAACTTGATGTCCTTGGGCGCCTTGGATTTCGGTCTTCTCGTAGACGGTGCGATCGTAATGCTCGAATCCATACTCCATGGATTCATTTTCCGAAAAGCGTTTTATGAATTACAAAACACTCAGGCAGATCAGGATCTCGCTGCCGAGGAAATTATAACGGAAGCCTGCGTAAGGGTAGCAAGAGCTGCCACATTCTCGGTGGCGATTATTCTACTCGTATATCTCCCTCTAATGACCTTGGAAGGTGTGGAAGGAAGAATGTTTCAGCCGATGGCGATCACTGTCGCGATCTCCTTAGCCACTGCTCTTGTATTCACATTAACTACATTTCCGGCTGCAGCGAGCATTATCTTTCGGAAACCCGTGTTTCATCATAGCAAATATTGGGACAAAATCACCGGTCAATATCTCGAACTTTTGGATTTCGGAATGAAAAACAAAAGTTTATTTCTTCGTGCAGGCGTGGGAATATTTGTCCTTTCCTTAATTTTGGGCTCTACCCTTGGCTCGGAATTCTTACCTAGAATCGACGAAGGCGAATTCGCGATCGATATTAAACGACTTCCTTCCACATCGTTGAACTACTCCCGGGAAACAAACACGGAACTCGAGAAAGTGATCGGAAAGTTTCCGGAAGTATTAGGCGTAGTCTCAAGAATGGGAAGAGGTGAATCCGCGGCGGAACCCGTCGGAACCGAAGAGGGAGAAGCGATGGTAAAACTTCGTCCCGCTAGCGAATGGACTAGCGCATCTTCTCGCGAGGAGTTGATGGATAAAATGAAAGACGCGATCCTAGACTCCGTTCCTTCCAGTACGATCGCACTTTCCCAGCCTATCGAAAATAGGGTAAATGCGTTGTTGTCCGGATCCAAAGCGGACGTCGTCGTTAAAATTTACGGTGACGATTTGCAGGTGCTAAAAGATACCGCGACCAAATTTGCCGAGAAAATTAAAAAAGTTCCGGGCGCCGCGGATCTCAGAGTTCAACGGGTTTTAGGACTTCCGTTAATCGAAATCAAAGCGGATCGGCAAAAAATGGCGAGGTACGGGGTCGAAGCGGAAGAAATACTTACCACTGTGGAGGCCTTAAGAATAGGACGAACTGCAGGAAGGGTTTTTGAAGGCTTCAAACGTTTTGACCTGGTCGTTCGCCTCCAACTTGACGTATCCGATTTAAGCGAAGTGGAAAATATCCCTGTCATGACCTCCGGAGGAATCACGATCCCTCTCGGGCAAGTAGCGACCATACAATTCGAAGAAGGGCCTGCCGCCATTTATAGAGAAGCGTTGAAACGTCGTATCATGGTGGAAGCTAACGTTCGCGGAAGGGATTTAGTGGGTTTCGTAAACGAAGCCCAGAAAGCGACGACAGAACTCGAGCAAACTTTACCGGACGGGTATAGAACGGATTGGGGCGGGCAGTTTGAAAACTTTACTCGAGCCAAATATCGGCTTTTATTCGTCGTTCCGGTAGCGCTCGCAATTATTTTTTTCATGCTCATGGCCGCTTTCGGTAACGTCTACTATGCGTTAGGTGTCTTTATCGTGGTTCCTTTGGCGATTTCCGGGGGAATCATCGGCTTGGTAGTAAGAGGGCTCCCATTTAGTATTCCAGCCGGTGTCGGTTTTATAGCAGTGAGCGGTATCGCAGTGTTAAATGGAGTCGTATATGCTTCAACGTTACGCGAAGAATTGGCAAAAGGACTACGCATTTCGGTCGCTGTAATCACAGCAGGAGTCAACTCGCTCAGACCCGTAATGACTACTGAAATAATCGCTGCCGTCGGTTTTCTACCGATGGCTATATCCACTATGGCAGGAGCCGAAGTCCAAAGGCCTTTAGCGACGGTAGTAATTTTCGGAATTATCGTCGCTACGGTACTTTCTCGAGTATTGCTTCCTATCGTAATGGAGTATCTGTTAAATATTTATCAACACCAAGAAGAGCGGAAAGCCTTGGATAAAAAGAGATTGGAAGCAGAGTTTCAAAAGACTCATAATAAAAATCACGTTTCAATTCCGGTCGAACCCGATTCTTGGGGAAATCATTCTGAAATAGACGATTCCGACGATGAGGAACAGTCGCCCAAAAAGACGAAGAAATCTTCCAAAACAAAGAATAAATGA
- a CDS encoding FAD-dependent thymidylate synthase, which produces MQSQKPIIQLLDSTKEPFNLAIASARTCYSSKGILLPEDMVSSEKSLEIRDKVAKSTKKAGHLTTRQHPHFIFTLDKVSRQFVWSFLHSHPYYNSEQVSQRYVEVKRENYYIPPNLEGKQLELYTEAIEYASNAYFEFVELLHPFIQDEYFLVYKARASYPEKWQAAIKKKCLEVARYLLPLGTFTYLYHSVNGLTLHRYYRLMNSFNVPEEQKFVVEAMIEKVRDADPLYVEEMDDPIPLEETSEYRFFTEFYRDSAQEYRPVDAKNFVREFDVDLDARYSRLASYASNGQEILASSVRSALGIAKTALNDEDAIRLVLDPSKNRHLTSTLNETTMSSLSRAMFNVHYTFKKRISHTADSQDQRHRMVPGSRPVLMSQYAGMPDYILPKVVLKYSQLEETYRTKMDGIFKNLNRFLEAGGKPEYATYLLPNAFPIRFYESGDLLNLHHKWRARTCYNAQEEIFQASINELTDIGQVHPQIAKWIKAPCWIRLQGDVKPYCPEGDHYCGTQVWKKELSDYDRTL; this is translated from the coding sequence ATGCAAAGTCAGAAACCCATTATCCAACTTTTAGATTCCACCAAAGAACCATTTAACCTAGCAATCGCATCGGCAAGGACCTGCTATTCTTCAAAAGGGATTTTGCTTCCGGAAGATATGGTAAGTTCCGAAAAATCTTTGGAAATTCGAGATAAGGTGGCAAAATCCACGAAGAAGGCGGGGCATCTCACCACTCGTCAACATCCGCATTTTATTTTTACTCTAGATAAAGTCTCCCGTCAGTTCGTATGGTCTTTCTTACATTCCCATCCGTACTATAACTCCGAACAAGTCAGCCAGAGATACGTCGAAGTAAAACGGGAAAATTATTATATTCCTCCTAATCTCGAAGGGAAACAATTGGAACTGTATACCGAAGCGATCGAATACGCATCCAACGCTTATTTTGAATTTGTCGAACTTTTACACCCCTTTATACAGGACGAATATTTCCTAGTTTACAAAGCCAGGGCCAGCTATCCTGAAAAATGGCAAGCCGCAATAAAGAAAAAATGTTTAGAGGTCGCTAGATATTTATTGCCTCTCGGAACATTTACCTATCTTTATCATTCGGTAAACGGTCTCACGCTTCATCGATATTACCGTTTGATGAATTCGTTTAATGTTCCTGAAGAACAGAAATTCGTCGTGGAAGCGATGATAGAAAAGGTTCGAGATGCGGATCCGCTCTACGTGGAAGAAATGGACGATCCGATTCCGTTGGAAGAAACTTCGGAGTATCGTTTTTTTACCGAGTTCTACAGAGATAGCGCTCAAGAGTACAGGCCTGTCGATGCTAAAAATTTTGTGAGGGAATTCGACGTAGATCTGGATGCACGTTATTCGCGCTTAGCATCGTATGCTTCGAATGGACAGGAGATCCTGGCCTCCTCCGTCCGATCGGCGCTCGGTATTGCGAAAACCGCCCTAAACGACGAAGACGCAATTCGTTTGGTACTCGATCCGAGCAAAAATCGACATCTAACTTCCACTCTGAACGAAACAACAATGAGTTCACTTTCTAGAGCTATGTTTAACGTTCATTATACTTTCAAAAAAAGAATTTCTCATACTGCTGACAGTCAAGACCAAAGACACAGAATGGTTCCGGGTTCTCGCCCTGTATTGATGTCTCAGTATGCAGGAATGCCGGATTACATTCTTCCTAAAGTCGTCTTAAAGTATTCCCAGTTGGAAGAGACTTATCGAACCAAGATGGACGGTATTTTCAAAAATCTAAACCGCTTCTTGGAGGCCGGTGGAAAACCGGAATATGCGACTTACCTGCTTCCGAACGCATTCCCGATCCGTTTTTATGAGAGTGGGGACCTTTTAAATCTTCATCATAAATGGCGAGCCCGAACATGCTATAATGCCCAAGAAGAGATTTTCCAAGCGTCCATTAATGAACTTACCGATATCGGACAAGTTCACCCTCAGATCGCAAAATGGATTAAAGCCCCCTGCTGGATCCGACTTCAAGGGGAC